The following are from one region of the Vicugna pacos chromosome 9, VicPac4, whole genome shotgun sequence genome:
- the ZNF233 gene encoding LOW QUALITY PROTEIN: zinc finger protein 233 (The sequence of the model RefSeq protein was modified relative to this genomic sequence to represent the inferred CDS: inserted 1 base in 1 codon), whose protein sequence is MTKCQEVTFSDVAVTFTREELGLLDSAQRELHRDVMLENFRNLLSVGHPSFRLGLILQVGREEKLWAMETETQGGHRNPNELEILQEGGLRYLLHEDLMGWQIWEQFISKLPRTQDPIINLQGRKSKLPEQGDASCQIWAGESTQVPEDGNCVTEPQGESSSSIKNQEFPTQPSWDFWKKMYLRESQNYQRRNQQIDIKNKTGKCGHCIMRRIPAQHGDQEVHKSGEACSHNNHGKDCTENSSQHSMIHPGEQTSDESGKAFSLDSDLEFHQQLPQGEKPCVCSECRKGTSSSPVFHIHPSVHTGERCSRSDECGMDQRASTDEKRFHCQVHAESFCQNSSLPTWEPDHPGEHRYVRGRHGRAASHSFNLNSHCIANTGGKSRKREQCDTGLSQTSQPQGHQRAQPRDKTYKKACDRISNQNSVPQRRVHTGEKLYQCKVCGKDFSKASNLQAHQRIHTGEKPYKCDVCDKNFSRNSHLQAHQRVHTGEKPYRCDMCGKDFSQISHLQAHQRVHTGEKPYKCETCGKGFSQSSHVQDHQRVHTGEKPYTCDVCGKGFSWSSHLQAHQRVHTGEKPYRCEACGKGFIWNSYLHVHQRIHTGEKPYKCGMCGRSFSQTSHLQAHRRVHTGEKPYRCIDCGQGFSKRXLSSSSSESP, encoded by the exons ATGACCAAGTGTCAG GAGGTGACATTCAGTGATGTAGCTGTGACCTTCaccagggaggagctggggctgTTGGACTCTGCCCAGAGGGAGCTGCACCGagatgtgatgctggagaacttCCGGAACCTGCTGTCAGTGG GCCATCCATCCTTCAGGTTAGGGTTGATATTACAGGTCGGGAGAGAGGAGAAGCTTTGGGCGATGGAGACAGAAACCCAAGGAG GACACAGGAATCCAAATGAACTAGAGATTCTTCAAGAAGGTGGATTAAGATACCTTTTACATGAAGACCTTATGGGCTGGCAGATATGGGAACAATTTATAAGTAAACTACCCAGAACTCAAGACCCGATAATAAATCTGCAAGGTAGGAAATCCAAGTTGCCAGAACAAGGTGATGCCTCCTGTCAGATATGGGCAGGAGAATCTACTCAGGTTCCTGAAGATGGGAACTGTGTAACAGAGCCTCAAGGGGAGAGTTCCAGCAGTATCAAAAATCAAGAATTTCCAACTCAGCCCTCCTGGGATTTCTGGAAGAAAATGTACCTGAGAGAGTCACAGAATTATCAGAGGAGGAATCAGCAAATTGACATAAAAAATAAGACGGGTAAGTGTGGTCATTGTATTATGAGAAGGATCCCTGCTCAGCATGGTGACCAGGAAGTACACAAAAGTGGGGAGGCTTGTAGCCACAATAATCATGGAAAAGACTGCACAGAGAACTCATCCCAGCATAGTATGATCCACCCAGGAGAGCAGACCTCTGATGAGAGTGGAAAAGCCTTCAGCCTTGACTCTGATCTTGAATTCCATCAGCAACTGCCCCAAGGAGAGAAGCCCTGTGTGTGCAGTGAGTGTAGGAAGGGCACGAGTTCTAGCCCAGTGTTTCACATCCATCCGAGTGTTCACACAGGGGAGAGATGCAGTAGGAGTGATGAGTGTGGTATGGATCAGAGAGCCAGCACAGACGAGAAACGCTTCCACTGTCAGGTGCATGCTGAGAGCTTCTGTCAGAActcctcccttcccacctggGAGCCCGATCACCCAGGGGAGCATCGGTATGTGCGTGGCAGGCATGGGAGGGCCGCCAGTCACAGCTTCAACCTTAACAGTCACTGCAtagccaacactggagggaaatcCCGGAAACGTGAGCAGTGTGATACAGGCCTCAGTCAGACATCACAACCTCAAGGTCATCAGAGAGCCCAACCCAGAGACAAAACATACAAAAAGGCATGTGACAGGATATCCAATCAGAACTCTGTTCCTCAGCGGAGagttcatactggagagaaactgTATCAATGCAAGGTGTGTGGGAAGGACTTCAGTAAGGCCTCAAACCTCCAGGCCCATCAGAGGATCCATACCGGGGAGAAACCATACAAATGTGATGTATGTGATAAGAACTTCAGCCGGAATTCCCACCTCCAGGCCCATCAGAGAGTCCACACTGGAGAAAAACCCTATAGATGTGACATGTGTGGCAAGGACTTCAGTCAGATCTCCCATCTCCAGGCCCACCAGAGAGTCCACACCGGAGAGAAGCCCTACAAGTGTGAGACATGCGGGAAGGGCTTCAGTCAGAGCTCACATGTGCAAGACCACCAGAGGGTCCACACCGGAGAGAAGCCCTACACGTGTGACGtgtgtgggaagggtttcagctgGAGTTCACACCTTCAGGCCCATCAGAGAGTTCATACTGGGGAGAAACCCTACAGGTGTGAAGCATGTGGGAAAGGCTTCATCTGGAACTCCTACCTTCATGTCCATCAGAGGATCCACACGGGAGAGAAACCCTACAAGTGTGGCATGTGTGGGAGGAGCTTCAGTCAGACCTCACATCTTCAGGCCCATCGGAGGGTCCACACAGGCGAGAAACCCTACAGATGTATTGATTGTGGTCAAGGCTTTAGCAAGC TCCTGTCTTCAAGTTCATCAGAGAGTCCATAA
- the ZNF227 gene encoding zinc finger protein 227, with protein sequence MPSQDSALPQREREEVIEFQEAVTFKDVAVVFTEEELGLLDSAQRELYQDVMLENFRNLVSVGHLPFKPDMVSQLEAEEELWMTERETQRNGCSGENRAAVLSGNRNQNEMENLRKVALKYISWEEPSCWQIWKQVASDLTRGLYWKSSPFLQGDSVQVSENGNHVMNRKGDNSICLENQEFLVSRTQDSRVNTYLSEAQNQSRAEHINRKNDLRVCEGFMRKPPLSEPAETDMDQKPSKHNGCGRSLGDSFTRHCPLGERLLPCRECGKGFSHHSVLPARQNVHTGERWPRQSSHLQTCLRIPRGEKVDECHESGDCFSKTSFYPHQSHHMGEKSYRCGSCGKGFSSSTGLTVHYRTHTGEKPYKCAECGKCFSQSSNFQCHQRVHTEEKPYKCEECGKGFGWSVNLRVHQRVHRGEKPYKCGECGKGFTQAAHYHIHRRVHTGEKPYKCDVCGKGFSHNSPLICHRRVHTGEKPYKCEVCGKGFTRNTDLHIHLRVHTGEKPYKCKECGKGFSQASNLQVHQNVHTGEKRFKCETCGKGFSQSSKLQTHQRVHTGEKPYKCDVCGKDFSYSSNLKLHQVIHTGEKPYKCEECGKGFSWRSNLHAHQRVHSGEKPYRCKECDKGFSQAIDFRVHQRVHTGEKPYKCEVCGKGFSQSSGLQSHQRVHTGEKPYKCDVCGKGFRYSSQFIYHQRGHTGEKPYKCEECGKGFGRSLNLRHHQRVHTGEKPHKCGECGKAFSLPSNLRVHLSVHTREKLFKCEVCGKGFNQSSRLQAHQRVHTGEKPYRCDVCGKDFSHRSRLTYHQKVHTGKNL encoded by the exons ATGCCTTCTCAGGACTCTGCCCTTCCACAGAGGGAACGGGAGGAAGTGATCGAGTTTCAG GAGGCAGTGACATTCAAGGACGTGGCTGTGGTCTTCAcggaggaggagctggggctgTTGGACTCTGCCCAGAGGGAGCTGTACCAggatgtgatgctggagaacttCCGGAACCTGGTCTCCGTGG GACATCTTCCCTTCAAACCAGATATGGTGTCCCAGCTGGAGGCAGAAGAAGAGCTTTGGATGACGGAACGAGAAACGCAAAGAAATGGGTGTTCCGGTGAGAACCGCGCTGCCGTTCTTTCAG GCAACAGGAATCAAAATGAGATGGAGAATCTGCGAAAAGTTgcattaaaatacatttcatgGGAAGAGCCATCCTGCTGGCAAATCTGGAAACAGGTTGCAAGTGATTTAACCAGGGGTCTTTACTGGAAGAGTTCCCCATTTCTACAGGGCGATTCTGTTCAGGTTTCTGAAAATGGGAACCATGTAATGAATCGTAAAGGAGATAACTCCATTTGCCTTGAAAATCAAGAGTTTTTGGTGTCGAGAACACAGGATTCTCGTGTGAACACCTACCTGAGCGAGGCACAGAATCAGAGTAGAGCTGAGCACATCAACAGGAAAAATGACCTGCGTGTGTGTGAAGGCTTCATGAGGAAACCACCACTCAGTGAGCCCGCTGAGACTGACATGGACCAGAAACCCTCCAAACATAACGGATGTGGCAGGAGCCTTGGTGACAGCTTCACTCGGCACTGCCCCTTAGGAGAGAGGCTCCTTCCATGCAGAGAGTGTGGGAAAGGCTTCAGTCATCACTCTGTGCTGCCAGCTCGCCAGAATGTTCACACAGGAGAGCGATGGCCCCGTCAGAGCTCACACCTTCAGACATGTCTGAGGATTCCCCGAGGAGAGAAAGTCGATGAATGTCATGAATCAGGTGACTGTTTCAGTAAGACGTCTTTTTATCCTCATCAGTCTCATCATATGGGAGAGAAGTCCTATCGGTGTGGCAGTTGTGGCAAAGGGTTCAGTAGCAGCACAGGGCTTACCGTCCACTACAGAACGCACACGGGAGAGAAGCCTTACAAATGTGCAGAGTGTGGTAAATGCTTCAGTCAGAGTTCAAATTTTCAGTGCCATCAGAGAGTCCACACAGAAGAAAAACCATACAAATGTGAAGAGTGTGGGAAGGGCTTCGGCTGGAGCGTTAATCTTCGCGTTCATCAGAGGGTCCACAGGGGTGAGAAACCCTATAAATGTGGAGAGTGTGGGAAGGGTTTCACTCAGGCCGCACATTATCACATCCATCGGCGGGTCCATACTGGGGAGAAACCTTACAAATGTGATGTCTGTGGCAAGGGCTTCAGTCACAATTCCCCTTTAATATGCCACCGGAGGGTCCACACCGGAGAGAAACCCTACAAATGTGAGGTGTGTGGGAAAGGCTTCACCCGGAATACCGATCTTCACATCCATTTGAGAGTCCACACGGGAGAGAAGCCCTACAAATGTAAGGAGTGCGGGAAGGGCTTCAGTCAGGCTtccaatcttcaggtccatcagAACGTCCACACTGGGGAGAAACGATTCAAATGCGAAACGTGTGGGAAGGGCTTCAGCCAGTCGTCAAAGCTTCAGACCCATCAGAGAGTCCACACCGGAGAGAAGCCATACAAATGTGATGTGTGTGGTAAGGACTTCAGTTACAGTTCAAATCTCAAACTGCACCAAGTGATCCACACCGGAGAAAAACCATATAAATGCGAGGAGTGCGGGAAGGGCTTCAGCTGGAGGTCAAATCTTCACGCACATCAGAGAGTCCACTCAGGAGAGAAACCCTACAGATGTAAGGAGTGTGATAAGGGCTTCAGTCAGGCCATAGATTTTCGGGTCCATCAGAGagtccacactggagagaaaccctacaaaTGTGAGGTGTGTGGGAAGGGCTTCAGTCAGTCCTCTGGTTTGCAGTCCCACCAGAGAGTCCACACTGGGGAAAAGCCGTACAAATGTGATGTCTGTGGAAAGGGTTTTAGATACAGTTCCCAGTTTATATACCATCAGAGAGGCCACACTGGCGAAAAACCGTACAAATGTGAAGAGTGTGGGAAAGGCTTCGGCAGGAGTTTGAATCTTCGCCATCACCAGAGGGTCCACACGGGAGAGAAACCCCATAAGTGTGGGgagtgtgggaaggccttcagTCTCCCCTCAAATCTTCGAGTCCATCTGAGTGTTCACACTCGGGAGAAACTATTTAAATGTGAGGTGTGTGGTAAGGGCTTTAATCAGAGTTCACGTCTTCAGGCCCATCAGAGAGTCCACACTGGAGAAAAACCATACAGGTGTGACGTCTGTGGTAAGGACTTCAGTCACCGTTCCCGCCTCACGTACCATCAGAAAGTCCATACTGGcaagaatctttaa